The sequence CGTTTGCTTTGTGTCTTTTTCTTCCGTGCTGCTGTGCAgcagctctttcttcgttgagtctgacctaTGCTAGATTGCATaaccttgcgtcttgctggtcacctttgatttccatttcacccatgggtaTAGGAAATCGTAGGTATTGATGATATGTTGAAGCCGTTCCTcgcaatctatggacccatagacttcccatgattacattgtaggggaaggtgcttccaccacgcagaaccatgtattggttactaagggtcctgcacgcacctgcaagacaatttctcctttcGGTCTACATACTGCTTCATTGAAACCGTATAtggtgcaagtggaagaatccatctgctcagctgtcaaacccatgcgtaggtaagGTTCGTAAAACAGTATATTTAACGAGCTGCCCCCATCAACGAGGACCTTCTTAACGTTCCATCCGtttattggaagagtgatcactagtggatcaTTGTGCATATCGACTTCCTGATTGACGTCTTTTGTTtagaatgttaatggcgtggaCACCCATtattcccaagtgctagtaggtggtccacttagtttgaacacctcgtgggcttctagcttttttctgtttcgagctaactcgaggatgtcttcgagtagTTCTTCTTGACCTACGATGGAGAACGTGagcatgttgatgtattttctgTCCTGAGGTAATTCTACCCTTTTCTCCGGGGCCTCCTCAGTTTCAGCTGGCCGCatttgtacgtactccatgaatttgccttcaTTTATGAACCTCTGAATCACGTTCTGTAAATGGTAGCACGCGTCAGTTGTACGGCCGTAGTACTGGTGGTATGTGTAATACTCCTTGGCCTCCTTTGTTTTGTCTGGTTGCTTTACCCTAGTATTAGGATAATGAAAGCCTAGCTTTGCTCCTTCCTTGCTGAGAATGTGAGAGAACGTTGTATTCAGCTTCGTCTAGATTttatctacaaattcttctcttcctttgcctcttttgCCATCTCCGTATTTCGGTCGTTTGTTTCGAGAGCTGGTCCTGCCCCGGCTTTGTTTTATCGCTTAGGTATCTCTGGAATTcattccagagagttggttcgttgtGGAGCTGTTGTCgcctttgcttgtgccctggggttgtccttatggatttcttcaagtctgatgtagtggtcttggacaaccctgagctctcattcggaatcgagggctcttttgtgaagctccacgaagatggctgaagttctatcaagtccatacttatagcaattaatgctaatttatggattgacttttccaattgctTGGCACGTATTTTGCTACctgtctgtgtattgcatcaatgtttcccagggtccgatagctaaagcaaatagcctatctaaccctgcctttgttgatttgttgtacatgtatgccTCCAAAAataccgtagacaattgctcaaaagagtcaattgagtttgttggtaaattgtcataccaggctagtgttgatcccgtcaagcttgtagggaagtacctacaaagtactacctcatctctttcccaatgggcaaggacacgagtgtaataccgtacgtgggctgcgggatctgaggtaccgttgtatgcttggaacgtaggtaccaggcatttcggagggatgggttccttcaaaatgcgaaaagacaatGGGGATGTCGTTGCCTCTTGAagcacttcttctagtcttgcacctgcatggccagtttttaggccttgtatttcgttccgcattttctccatttgctccataaccatgttcacattgtgagcatatCTGGAAAATGATTCGTCGTAGTAGGATTGAGAGGGATTGTATGTTGATTCCGTCTCGTATGGATCGTGGTGCGCTCTCCTGGTTCCCCTAGGTTGGTTGGCCTTCGGTGGGTTAAGATCCACCTtgcgtcttcctgagatagctccgtttttACGCCTCTTTGACGGAGGGTGAGGTTGGGAGCCTTCGATCTGTATGTCCAACATACCTTTGGATTATGGTTCTATTGGGAcatctcgtgcattgcatcctcgtgctccttgttacggagtagaaaatctgctatttgtgccgccatttggtcttcgttgtggATTCCACTACCCTGAGGGGTGCTGTCAGCCGGATCCTCAGAGTTATCCGCTCCTTCTTCTATAACTGATGCGTAGGAAttgaggttctgggtaaccctgcgttggccgcaggtggctgtGTAGTGGTGAGATGTTCCGGTAATGGCATGTCgtaaagtggttgagctcccgatgttttccccatcccttcggcaggaataggtgatttgttagcatTCGTTCTTCTTGTTATTTCGCTTTGTTCGTCCTCTGCTTCGGTTCTTTGATTCGCTTGAGACAgattttgagatcttcctctggTAAGTGCTAGTCGTGAGCTTATTAGTGCAtcatttggtttctgcatgccttcgtcTTTTGTTATCCTACGGTCACAGAAAATCGAAAgaatctgctacttgggtgccttcgtgaaaagtagcaattaatgctctgacacagaagacggctaaacatctttttcagaaaatgACTGAAATAGTGTCTTTGAAAGACAAGTATTAAatgtttatgacacccttggaaaaaacaaccttgaacgttgaaaaccaattaaaaaGAGGTGTCAGATCTCGcaaaaaacaaggttattaaatgctttagaagatctttcttccttaaaatctcactgagattcctctgttagtcaaaggttctcagatctaaaaGATGCTTTGTTTGAAAAGGTTGTTTTAGCacacaaaaaaaaaggttttaacgttttgtgagtacgttttgtgatttttttttgtatatatgtgaCTTGGTATGTCTTTAGAGGATATGACATACATAAATAAcggatgaacaaatcactagaaagtgagattcatcgttgtAGGGCACAGATATCTTCGTTACAGAAGATGCGCAAGTTAAAAATAAAGCTATGTCTAAACTCAAGCTTgtgagcaaaacacggtgggcgctactcattttcccgtagtctacgtaatgtatacagttcAGAAAATCAAAtactaagtagtatcgatacctctgttgaaccgataatgctaagtaataaaagatatctaagatcacaataataacgaagaacacaaatataatataaaatcctctaagttatcatgagacacaagagattacgtggttcgacttttgtctacgtccacgaggtaatgagtgattgttttataTTAAGTTATGGTAGTTAcgaagatcttaaatgcttcccaaagtaatatagataactcaagttgaagtaaatacttaagttataaacattaaagaggtataagcttaagactagatcttctcttctcgatattgaatgcccttagtttgttggtaaggcttggtatttatagccccttctgctctaggtatatctttgctgcctctgggtcatCGATtgttgatatacctttcgtaccaatggtaccttcgttcaccgcgtgctttctccagtcgcacTCTGCCACCTCAACTGACCCACGTTCctcgggaacttcccaaccttagtacaggttgtaccttcattCACCGCAGCCTCCCTTTTTTTTGTATAGCTTGTACAATTTCTTGAACTAGACAAATATTCTCAGAAATTACTCTTCCTGGGACATATGCAGCTTGAAGACGAGAAATTAATCTACTGATATGCTTCTTCATTCTGAgagctagaatttttgaaattattttgaaAACTGTATTGCACAAAGCAATAGGTCTGCAGTCTTCTGGATTGTGACGAGTCTGAGTTTTGGGAATCAGAGAGACTCTTGTATGGTTGAGTTGTTTAAGTAAGAAACCTGAATGAAAAAAAGCTTTGATCATCTTGCAAATATCTTCTTTTACTGTAGACCATTGAGATTGGTAGAAACCTGGAGGGAATCCATGTGGATCTGGTGAAGTCCATGGATCCATTGACATAAGGGCTTTGTGAATTTTCTCATCTGAAGGAATAGCTTCAAGTTGGATATTATCTTCATCTGAAATACATCTTGGAACATGTTCTAGAAAGTAGTAGTTGTTTGATGGTGCTGAAGAGGTcatgattttctgaaaatgaGATTGCAAAAGATCTTCAAGTGATTTTCTGTCAGAACACCAAGACCCATCTGGAGCTTGTAAAGAATCAATCTTGTTTCTTGATCTTCTCATAGTTGCTCTTATGTGAAAGTACTTAGAGTTATTATCCATATCATTATAAAAATGATCTTTTACTTTTTGCCTATAAGAACTTGCTAAGATATCATTAAGAGCACTGATCTCTTCCTCTAAATTGATAACAACACCTGTGTTACTCCCATTAACATCCGAAAATTGTAACTGAGACGTGTCAGCTTGCAATTGTTGCATTCTGCTTTGAAAATTACCAAAAGTAGACTTACTCCATTTAGAAAGAATATATGCCTGGTGTTAGAGAGCTTATTAAAAAACACAAAATCATTATAACCTGAAAAATTGGCAGACCAAGTATGCTTTATTTGTTCACTACAGTTCTCATTTTGTAATCAATGTTCAAAAAAAATCCAGTTTTTGCCAGCTATTTCTATTGCTCTTATAAAGCTCTAACAAGATGGGAGAATGATCTGAACCACTCTGAGGTAAATGAGTCAGCAGAGAATCTGGAAATGCTAGAGTCCATTCACTATTTGTGAGAGCTCTATCTAACCTAGATTTAATGGATTACCACTAAAACCAAGATCAGACAGGTCTGAGTCTTTAATCAAAGTAAGGATTTCATTAGAAGTGCATTGACTAGAGTAAGTATTTCTTTCATATATGGATAAAGTAATGTTGATATCACCTAGTAAGACCCAAGGCATACTAACTGAGTCTTACACTTCTAATCTACTTCCATTGATCTTCTTTTTCAGTTCTATAAGGAGTACCATACATACAAGAAAGAAACCATTCCCCTTTACTAGCATCATTATTGACTAGAGCATGAATCATTTTCTCAGACTGATTAACTATATTTAGAGAAAAACCATCTTTCCACAATAGAATAAGACCACAGCAGCACCAATAGATGGAACAAAAAAATTATTTGGCATGTTAAAGAATCTGGTAAGTTTTAGAATCCTATTATCATTTATTTTCGTTTCTGAAAGAAAGATAATATCAGGGGCATAAAAAGTATTGAGATGGTGGAGGTGATCTTTTGTATCTTTACCTAGAAGACCTTGACAATTCCAACTAAGAGTTGTCATTGTGAGATCAAAAAGATAGATTAAACCCCTAGTTTCAGAAGAAAAAGACTGTTGTAGGATTCAAAAGATGTAAATAAAGAAAAGGGCAGAAAAGATAATAAAGGAAATTTTTAGAATGGATTACCTCCACAGCAGCAGCCTCGGGACTTTCATGAAAATACTCCTTTGCAACATTTTCTCCTTCTTCAGTCAGATCATGCTCCATTTCTTCAGTATCTTCTTGATGATTAGTAGTACCAGTATTATGATCCATGACATTGTCATGAGGGATCACCATATCCTCCTCAGTGTTTCTAGATCTCTTAGCTTTTGGTCTAACATCCGCTTCTTGAGTATCTTCATTGGCTTGTCTAATACTAGCTTCACAAATCAACTTAAGCATGAGGTATATATCATTTGATATTGGAACACCATACTAAGTTGCTAATTCTTCTATGTAATCTATTGTTTgatggtgaaaacggtttctgctgattttgataatttcgtgtgtgtgggtgagaaacgagtctaaaccctaaacaatgtactgcaagggaatactttgattcgagagatcaatctgtacaaatccggcctaaaccaagaaatggtcgttccggacttgcttcggtcacaaagtgaaggagaagggttggtcttaggaagggaagcgaagagagtgttgagaccagaatagtcgattctggaagagtggttgtttgacgatttgtatcagaaagtgaaacgctagcagattggatagctaacaagtgatttatgagtgttgtattctcctgaccagaacttgttgtttggtggaaataggtgagacctatttatacaagtcgtaacaaaacgtaccctggcctcataagaagtggaaacggttgagtaatggaagaaagcggtaaagggtaactcctggaattgatgtttccataatgaggaaacgtttcaccattacttcttgtatttactaactgcctcactcttatgacactttcctgtaacgacCACATTgcacgccgtacgctgtaaaccgccagaccaataccctgatgaacatcccccagtttgtgacatgttttgatgtatcgagtgttttcgtggaaaacgtgtaacatgttgctattgtttgtcaagttaaaattgagaggcttgccggtccgatgacgaacttgtacggctgagatttgcatctcaaaaggaagggtagccgttgattgttgcaaccctccatttggcagccagcggcatggaggcatggccaacatggctttggcgtggccaaattagggtttggcaccgtagccgagagattgccacaagttgtTTGGtgacaagtttgtacggctgagatctacatctcagaaggaagggtagtcgttgatcgtggctacttcAGATCGATCGTAACTCTTGCCGCGAGGAAATTGCCCTAATTGACGCGGATTGTTAATCTAACTGTTAGATTAGCACCCAATGGACTTAGCCTTGCGTCTCGTAGTGGCCTGGCGGCCCTGGCCTAACTCGCCTTTACTTCCCAAGGTCAGGAATCTCTACCATCTCAGCATTTTACACGTGTAGGTAGAAAATTTATTAAAGTCAAACACACGCTCAAAATATCCTTTTTCTTCCGATTCACAGAACTACCCCTACGTTTTTCACACTCTTTTACCGACCAAATCTTTGGAATAACTTTCCTCTTGCAACTAACTGTACCATATTTGGTTATTTCTACCCAACTCGGATGGGAATTTAAGCCGACGTAAAATCCCAAAAATGAAGGTGTGAAACACCAGTTCGTAATTAAGTTGGTTGTGTAGGTCGATACCGCCAGTTGTCACCACGGGTGTTCTCGGAATTGTAAAAAAATCTGTACAGTACTCACTCTGCCAGGCTTGCCAGTTATGTGAAGTGGCATTACAGTAATATCCACAAATGCTAGGGTATTTATATCTCATCTCTCTAAAACCTATTTTATATATCGACACCCAAGAACGGCACACACAATCACAATCTCATCACTAGAGAGAGTACTGAGAAGAGTTCTAAATTACAGTTTCCCATCGGAAAACCCTACCGGATAATGTGTCCGACGAAACAAAAACACCGGAAATCCGATCACAAATACACCGATGAAGAGAGCTGCTCGTCAAAATCCGATCACGAAGAAGACTGGAGAGAAGAAGTAATCAACAGTGGTTCATTAAAACATGTGGATCTTCATACTGGAACAAACGGTTGGGCATCACCACCAGGAGATTTATTCAATTTAAGGAGTAAGAATTTCTTAACCAAGAAACAGAAATCACCGTCAGGTAATTGGATTCTGAAACCCGCCGGAGTCGATTGGTTACGATCCAATTCAAAGCTAGATAACGTGTTGAACCGATCCGACAATCGAGTCATGAACGCTTTGAAAAAGTCGAGTACATTAGAGAAGCCATTTATATTTGCAGTGAATTTGCAGATACCAGGTAAACCTTTTACTCATTCAGCAGTGTTTTACTTTGTCGCGAACAATAAAAACGATTTGAGTCCACTAGTGAAACGATTCATTAACGGCGATGATACTTTCCGTAACCAGCGATTCAAGATAGTGAATAAGATCGTCAAAGGGCCATGGATTGTGAAAACAACTGTAGGGAATTACTCAGCTTGTTTATTAGGCAAAGCATTGTCATGTAAATATTATAAATCGGATAATTATTTAGAAATTGATGTTGATATTGGGAGCTCAGCGATTGCTAATGCCATTTTGCATTTGGCATTGGGTTATGTAACTTCAGTTGTTATTGATATGGGGTTTTTGGTTGAAGGACAGACTGCAGAGGAATTGCCTGAGAAATTATTAGGTGCTGTTAGGATATCTCATATGGAAATGTCTAGTGCTACTTTTGTTGAATCTAGTATTGATTCTGTTAAAGGGAAGGTTAACAATTGTGGTGGTAGAGGGTCAGGGTTTTCTAAAGTTAATCATCATAATGGACAGGTTGGAGAAGCTAAATCcagtgatgatggtgatgaaCAAGGTTGAGATTTTTAGCCTTAGGGGGTTTGTATATCTCAAAGGGTTGTAGATAGTATCAATGAATAACTTTGGAGATtttaaaatcagatttttttaAATTTGATTTGATTCTCTTTGCAATGGTAATTcttgtttctgttgttttttaaattttaatttgtaatttttgaaatttttaatGGAAATGGTTCGGCATATCCTCTTTATCTTTTGGTTAcctgtatttttttatttttgtggggattagatttgtttgtcttttccttctccaattAGTTGTTGGCATCTTTCTTTTGAGTATTTGTGTGAAGATTTGATCTGTCAAAAGTTTGACAACCTATGTACTTGTGGAGTTGGCCTACTACTACTCACAATGACGCACATTACACAATAAGTTTCATTCAGAAGAACGCTTTAGGTGATGCAAATTAGTGGTCCTTGGCAAGATTAAACTAATCACTAGGCTTACTGCATTGAAATCCCTTCCTCTTTGAGTACTGTTTGATTGTTTTTGATATTGAGACAGCATGTAGTTGGTTTCAGAAGTGCATTTTTGACTTCTCAAATCCCAGCAAGAAACAAGTGTGTAATGGTGTTACTGTGCCAACTAACTTTGGCTATGtctatgattttgatgaacatgGAGTTGGTTGAGAAGCATTAACTCGAATTTCTATATTTATGGGCCAGAATGGGCGATGTCTGTGCACTGTGCTTCTGCATGGGGAAGTAGCATTGGCTTGTCTGATTAATCATATGCTATCTGTTTCTCTACATTTCAGTTCTGACTACAGATTTATTGCATTTGGCACCACTTGGCAACGTCTCTTAGCAAAGGTTTGTCTGGTCCTTTGTACAGCATGGGGGTGGAGGTGGGCTGGCATGGCAGTAGGGGATGCTGATAGGGTAAGTATGGTAGTGACGTTTGGGGATGGTGTGGCAGCTCCTGCAGACGCTGTATAGTCATCCTACCTAGGAATCAGAATCGGCCCATGAAGTCCTGCCGAAAGTGGCAAAACCGTAGGTCAAAAGTTTACGCACGTTTAAGATCCTTACTTGTCTCCCCCAAAATTTAATGGCACTGTATCTGTGGTAGGTTGTCTGCATTGTTTTTCAATTTGTAAATGAAGGAACACGTGCATGATCCACTACTACTATTCCATAGTTTCTTCTGCGAATCTTGCAAAATGAAAAACTCCGCATCAAGATATTTTCTACATGGTGCGAAACCGGTGCTTGAACATTAGTGCTTCTATGTTGTCATTTCTATGTAgttctttctttttcttgatcTTGATTCACCCCCACCAGcgttaaagaaaaacaaaaatgaaacacaatGAGTCATACTTTTGACTCTACTAAGAAAGCCAGCCATAAATCTAATTGTTAAttacttctttatttgattagaTTACATCAAAGAAATTGGCTTTAGCTATGAATGATTCAGCCTGTGAAGGATACagcttattttattttgttaaatccTGAAATTTATTAcggaaaataattcttttttctgaaaaataataaaatgatgTTGGGATTTAAACCAAGTGGCTTGCACCTTGCAAGCATCAACATCCTTTGTTTATTCAAGAGTAGATTGTTCAAGCATTGAGCAAGAGTTGAAAACTGGGCTGCACACGCGTAGACGCGGACACGACGCGGACGCGGACACTACAAAATTCTCAAGAAATTCGGACGCGGacacaaatatatatattttatttatattatttatatataatcatgtatttatacaGCAAAGTCAAATATTTCGActctaaaaattagaaaatgatgatacatgtgtataaatttcaaaagaaaagaagatatcgtTTGTTTATATATGTCGAATGTCAAACAATCAGCCACTATTAAACACATGACACAATAAAATGCATTATTAGAAAAACACATGCCCAACTAAAAGTATATGTGATGTCATTTTCAATTACAAAATCCTAATAAAGACCTAAATTATTGATTTAaatgttttctttcttcatttggttaataatagtaaaaataaaggaaaaagtttaaatgaaaaaa comes from Papaver somniferum cultivar HN1 chromosome 7, ASM357369v1, whole genome shotgun sequence and encodes:
- the LOC113299313 gene encoding protein ENHANCED DISEASE RESISTANCE 2-like — its product is MCPTKQKHRKSDHKYTDEESCSSKSDHEEDWREEVINSGSLKHVDLHTGTNGWASPPGDLFNLRSKNFLTKKQKSPSGNWILKPAGVDWLRSNSKLDNVLNRSDNRVMNALKKSSTLEKPFIFAVNLQIPGKPFTHSAVFYFVANNKNDLSPLVKRFINGDDTFRNQRFKIVNKIVKGPWIVKTTVGNYSACLLGKALSCKYYKSDNYLEIDVDIGSSAIANAILHLALGYVTSVVIDMGFLVEGQTAEELPEKLLGAVRISHMEMSSATFVESSIDSVKGKVNNCGGRGSGFSKVNHHNGQVGEAKSSDDGDEQG